The following are from one region of the Oncorhynchus masou masou isolate Uvic2021 chromosome 24, UVic_Omas_1.1, whole genome shotgun sequence genome:
- the LOC135513025 gene encoding exocyst complex component 1-like isoform X2, which translates to MTAIKHALQRDIFTPNDERLLSIVNVCKAGKKKKNCFLCATVTTERPVQVRVVKVKKSDKGDFYKRQTAWELRDLAEVDAKDASKENPEFDLHFEKVYRWVASSTAEKNSFISCIWKLNQRYLRKKVEFVNVSSQLLEESVPSGESQSVAGGDEDALDDYQELNAREEQDIEGMMEVCEYAISNAEAFAEKLSKELQVLDGANIHSIMASEKQVNILMQLLDEALSEVDTIEGKMSSYEEMLQSVKEQMDQISQSNRLIQISNTNNGKLLDEIQFLVNYMDLSKGHIRALQEGDLSSSKGIEACINASEALLQCMNVALRPGHEKLMSVKQQQHLFTELRDTFSRRLTNHLNNVFVHQPRKCLRLSSFIEGLGSSCPDCQCAVLGCQVIIPLPALPACLVAAPMGHGQSSVLSQHMAELTLPKHSPLHRDLLHYAKLMEWLKNTQREKYEGLSRTYVDYMTRLYEREIKDFFEVAKIKMAGTAKEGKGNKFATLPRKESAFKQETESLHGSSGKLTGSTSSLNKLAVQGSSSRRSQSSSLLDMGNMSASDLDVADGTKFDKIFEQVLSELEPLCLAEQDFISKFFKLQQHPTLAQGEVEESDGVVPSRQTPPGEYRHISSTEKDMVRLMMNKVFQSIETELNSLITLGDKIDTFHSLYMLVKMSHHVWTAENVDSASYLSTTLGNVLVTVKRNFDKCISGQIRQMEEVKISKKSKVGILPFVAGFEEFAELAETIFRNAERRGDLDKAYVKLIRAVFMNVEKVANESQKTPRDVVMMENFHHIFSTLSHLKISCLETERREAKHKYTDHLQSYVINSLGQPLEKLNHFFEGVEARVAQGVREDEVSYQLAFNKQELRKVIKEYPGKEVKKGLDNLYKKVDKHLCEEESLLQVVWHSMQDEFIRQYKHFEGLIGRCYPGSGITMEFTIGDMLEYFSSIAQSH; encoded by the exons ATGACAGCCATCAAGCACGCCCTCCAGAGGGACATCTTTACGCCCAACGATGAGCGTCTCCTCAGCATTGTCAACGTCTGCAAGgcggggaagaagaagaagaactgcTTCCTGTGTGCCACAG TCACCACAGAGAGGCCTGTGCAGGTGAGGGTGGTGAAGGTGAAGAAGTCAGACAAAGGGGATTTCTACAAGCGACAGACGGCCTGGGAACTGAGGGATCTGGCTGAAGTGGATGCAAAAGATGCCAGCAAG GAGAACCCAGAGTTTGACCTCCATTTTGAGAAGGTGTATCGATGGGTGGCCAGCAGCACAGCTGAGAAGAATTCCTTCATCTCCTGCATCTGGAAGCTGAATCAGCGTTACCTGCGGAAGAAGGTGGAGTTTGTGAATGTCAGTTCCCAGCTGCTGGAAG AGTCAGTCCCCAGTGGTGAGAGTCAAAGTGTTGCCGGGGGTGACGAGGATGCTCTGGATGACTACCAGGAGCTGAATGCCCGTGAGGAGCAAGACATCGAGGGCATGATGGAGGTGTGCGAGTACGCCATCTCTAATGCTGAGGCCTTTGCTGAGAAACTCTCCAAAGAGCTACAGGTTCTGGATGGG GCCAACATCCACTCCATCATGGCATCTGAGAAGCAGGTGAACATCCTGATGCAGCTGCTGGACGAGGCTCTGTCAGAGGTGGACACCATCGAGGGCAAGATGAGCAGCTATGAGGAGATGCTGCAGAGCGTCAAGGAGCAAATGGACCAGATCTCCCAGAGCAACCGCCTCATCCAGATCAGCAACACCAATAACGGCAAGCTCCTGGACGAGATCCAGTTCCTGGTG AACTACATGGACCTGTCGAAGGGACACATCAGGGCCCTGCAGGAAGGAGACCTCTCCTCCTCCAAAGGCATTGAGGCCTGTATCAATGCCTCTGAGGCTCTACTGCAGTGCATGAATGTGGCACTTAGACCAGGTCATGAGAAACTGATGTCTgtgaagcagcagcagcacctgTTCACTGAGCTCAGAGATACCTTTTCCCGGCGCCTCACCAACCACCTCAACAACGTGTTCGTCCACCAG CCTCGGAAGTGCCTCAGACTTTCCTCCTTCATTGAAGGCCTTGGTTCTTCTTGTCCTGACTGTCAGTGTGCTGTGCTGGGGTGCCAAGTCATTATACCTCTGCCTGCTCTGCCTGCATGCTTGGTTGCAGCACCAATG GGCCATGGCCAAAGCTCCGTGCTCTCCCAGCACATGGCAGAGCTGACCCTGCCTAAACACAGCCCCCTACACAGGGACCTGCTACATTACGCCAAGCTCATGGAGTGGCTCAAGAACACCCAGAGAGAGAAGTACGAAGGCCTGTCCAGG ACTTATGTTGATTACATGACCAGATTATATGAACGAGAAATCAAAGATTTCTTTGAGGTGGCGAAGATCAAAATGGCGGGCACAGCTAAGGAGGGGAAGGGAAATAAGTTTG CCACGCTTCCGCGGAAAGAGAGTGCTTTCAAACAGGAAACGGAAA GCCTGCATGGCAGCTCCGGGAAGCTTACAGGCTCCACCTCCAGTCTGAATAAGCTGGCAGTGCAGGGCTCCAGCAGCAGGCGCTCCCAGTCCTCCTCACTGCTGGACATGGGCAACATGTCTGCCTCAGACCTGGATGTGGCCGACGGGACCAAGTTTGACAAG ataTTTGAGCAGGTTCTTAGTGAGCTGGAGCCTCTCTGTCTAGCAGAACAAGACTTCATCAGCAAGTTCTTCAAGCTACAGCAGCACCCCACCCTGGCTCAG GGAGAAGTGGAGGAATCGGATGGGGTGGTGCCCTCCAGACAGACACCTCCAGGGGAGTACAGACACATATCATCGACTGA GAAGGACATGGTACGGTTGATGATGAACAAGGTCTTCCAGAGCATTGAGACAGAACTTAACAGCCTCATCACTCTGGGAGACAAGATTGACACCTTCCACTCCCTGTACATGTTGGTGAAGATGAGTCATCACGTGTGGACGGCAGAGAATGTGGACTCTGCCTCCTACCTCAGCACCACCCTCGGCAACGTGCTGGTCACCGTCAAAAGGAACTTTGACAAGTGCATT TCGGGTCAGATCAGACAGATGGAGGAGGTTAAGATCTCTAAGAAGAGCAAGGTGGGCATCCTGCCCTTTGTCGCTGGGTTTGAGGAGTTTGCTGAGCTGGCTGAAACCATCTTCCGTAATGCAGAGCGCAGAGGAGATCTGGACAAGGCATATGTCAAACTCATCAGAGCTGTCTTCATGAATG TGGAGAAAGTGGCCAATGAGAGTCAGAAGACGCCCCGTGACGTGGTGATGATGGAGAACTTCCACCACAtcttctccacactgtcccacCTTAAGATCTCCTGCCTGGAGACAGAGAGGCGAGAGGCCAAACACAAGTACACAGACCACCTGCAGTCCTATGTCATCAACTCCCTGGGACAGCCCCTAGAGAAACTCAAT CACTTCTTTGAGGGAGTGGAGGCACGTGTGGCCCAGGGCGTACGTGAGGATGAGGTGAGCTACCAGCTGGCGTTCAACAAACAGGAGCTGCGTAAAGTGATAAAGGAGTACCCCGGCAAGGAGGTAAAGAAGGGACTGGACAACCTGTACAAGAAGGTGGACAAGCATCTGTGTGAGGAAGAGAGCCTGTTACAG GTGGTGTGGCATTCCATGCAGGATGAGTTCATCCGTCAGTACAAGCACTTTGAAGGCTTGATTGGCCGTTGCTACCCTGGGTCTGGAATTACCATGGAGTTTACCATTGGAGACATGTTGGAGTACTTCTCAAGCATTGCTCAAtcacattaa
- the LOC135513025 gene encoding exocyst complex component 1-like isoform X1 yields the protein MTAIKHALQRDIFTPNDERLLSIVNVCKAGKKKKNCFLCATVTTERPVQVRVVKVKKSDKGDFYKRQTAWELRDLAEVDAKDASKENPEFDLHFEKVYRWVASSTAEKNSFISCIWKLNQRYLRKKVEFVNVSSQLLEELPKAEESVPSGESQSVAGGDEDALDDYQELNAREEQDIEGMMEVCEYAISNAEAFAEKLSKELQVLDGANIHSIMASEKQVNILMQLLDEALSEVDTIEGKMSSYEEMLQSVKEQMDQISQSNRLIQISNTNNGKLLDEIQFLVNYMDLSKGHIRALQEGDLSSSKGIEACINASEALLQCMNVALRPGHEKLMSVKQQQHLFTELRDTFSRRLTNHLNNVFVHQPRKCLRLSSFIEGLGSSCPDCQCAVLGCQVIIPLPALPACLVAAPMGHGQSSVLSQHMAELTLPKHSPLHRDLLHYAKLMEWLKNTQREKYEGLSRTYVDYMTRLYEREIKDFFEVAKIKMAGTAKEGKGNKFATLPRKESAFKQETESLHGSSGKLTGSTSSLNKLAVQGSSSRRSQSSSLLDMGNMSASDLDVADGTKFDKIFEQVLSELEPLCLAEQDFISKFFKLQQHPTLAQGEVEESDGVVPSRQTPPGEYRHISSTEKDMVRLMMNKVFQSIETELNSLITLGDKIDTFHSLYMLVKMSHHVWTAENVDSASYLSTTLGNVLVTVKRNFDKCISGQIRQMEEVKISKKSKVGILPFVAGFEEFAELAETIFRNAERRGDLDKAYVKLIRAVFMNVEKVANESQKTPRDVVMMENFHHIFSTLSHLKISCLETERREAKHKYTDHLQSYVINSLGQPLEKLNHFFEGVEARVAQGVREDEVSYQLAFNKQELRKVIKEYPGKEVKKGLDNLYKKVDKHLCEEESLLQVVWHSMQDEFIRQYKHFEGLIGRCYPGSGITMEFTIGDMLEYFSSIAQSH from the exons ATGACAGCCATCAAGCACGCCCTCCAGAGGGACATCTTTACGCCCAACGATGAGCGTCTCCTCAGCATTGTCAACGTCTGCAAGgcggggaagaagaagaagaactgcTTCCTGTGTGCCACAG TCACCACAGAGAGGCCTGTGCAGGTGAGGGTGGTGAAGGTGAAGAAGTCAGACAAAGGGGATTTCTACAAGCGACAGACGGCCTGGGAACTGAGGGATCTGGCTGAAGTGGATGCAAAAGATGCCAGCAAG GAGAACCCAGAGTTTGACCTCCATTTTGAGAAGGTGTATCGATGGGTGGCCAGCAGCACAGCTGAGAAGAATTCCTTCATCTCCTGCATCTGGAAGCTGAATCAGCGTTACCTGCGGAAGAAGGTGGAGTTTGTGAATGTCAGTTCCCAGCTGCTGGAAG AGCTTCCTAAAGCGGAAG AGTCAGTCCCCAGTGGTGAGAGTCAAAGTGTTGCCGGGGGTGACGAGGATGCTCTGGATGACTACCAGGAGCTGAATGCCCGTGAGGAGCAAGACATCGAGGGCATGATGGAGGTGTGCGAGTACGCCATCTCTAATGCTGAGGCCTTTGCTGAGAAACTCTCCAAAGAGCTACAGGTTCTGGATGGG GCCAACATCCACTCCATCATGGCATCTGAGAAGCAGGTGAACATCCTGATGCAGCTGCTGGACGAGGCTCTGTCAGAGGTGGACACCATCGAGGGCAAGATGAGCAGCTATGAGGAGATGCTGCAGAGCGTCAAGGAGCAAATGGACCAGATCTCCCAGAGCAACCGCCTCATCCAGATCAGCAACACCAATAACGGCAAGCTCCTGGACGAGATCCAGTTCCTGGTG AACTACATGGACCTGTCGAAGGGACACATCAGGGCCCTGCAGGAAGGAGACCTCTCCTCCTCCAAAGGCATTGAGGCCTGTATCAATGCCTCTGAGGCTCTACTGCAGTGCATGAATGTGGCACTTAGACCAGGTCATGAGAAACTGATGTCTgtgaagcagcagcagcacctgTTCACTGAGCTCAGAGATACCTTTTCCCGGCGCCTCACCAACCACCTCAACAACGTGTTCGTCCACCAG CCTCGGAAGTGCCTCAGACTTTCCTCCTTCATTGAAGGCCTTGGTTCTTCTTGTCCTGACTGTCAGTGTGCTGTGCTGGGGTGCCAAGTCATTATACCTCTGCCTGCTCTGCCTGCATGCTTGGTTGCAGCACCAATG GGCCATGGCCAAAGCTCCGTGCTCTCCCAGCACATGGCAGAGCTGACCCTGCCTAAACACAGCCCCCTACACAGGGACCTGCTACATTACGCCAAGCTCATGGAGTGGCTCAAGAACACCCAGAGAGAGAAGTACGAAGGCCTGTCCAGG ACTTATGTTGATTACATGACCAGATTATATGAACGAGAAATCAAAGATTTCTTTGAGGTGGCGAAGATCAAAATGGCGGGCACAGCTAAGGAGGGGAAGGGAAATAAGTTTG CCACGCTTCCGCGGAAAGAGAGTGCTTTCAAACAGGAAACGGAAA GCCTGCATGGCAGCTCCGGGAAGCTTACAGGCTCCACCTCCAGTCTGAATAAGCTGGCAGTGCAGGGCTCCAGCAGCAGGCGCTCCCAGTCCTCCTCACTGCTGGACATGGGCAACATGTCTGCCTCAGACCTGGATGTGGCCGACGGGACCAAGTTTGACAAG ataTTTGAGCAGGTTCTTAGTGAGCTGGAGCCTCTCTGTCTAGCAGAACAAGACTTCATCAGCAAGTTCTTCAAGCTACAGCAGCACCCCACCCTGGCTCAG GGAGAAGTGGAGGAATCGGATGGGGTGGTGCCCTCCAGACAGACACCTCCAGGGGAGTACAGACACATATCATCGACTGA GAAGGACATGGTACGGTTGATGATGAACAAGGTCTTCCAGAGCATTGAGACAGAACTTAACAGCCTCATCACTCTGGGAGACAAGATTGACACCTTCCACTCCCTGTACATGTTGGTGAAGATGAGTCATCACGTGTGGACGGCAGAGAATGTGGACTCTGCCTCCTACCTCAGCACCACCCTCGGCAACGTGCTGGTCACCGTCAAAAGGAACTTTGACAAGTGCATT TCGGGTCAGATCAGACAGATGGAGGAGGTTAAGATCTCTAAGAAGAGCAAGGTGGGCATCCTGCCCTTTGTCGCTGGGTTTGAGGAGTTTGCTGAGCTGGCTGAAACCATCTTCCGTAATGCAGAGCGCAGAGGAGATCTGGACAAGGCATATGTCAAACTCATCAGAGCTGTCTTCATGAATG TGGAGAAAGTGGCCAATGAGAGTCAGAAGACGCCCCGTGACGTGGTGATGATGGAGAACTTCCACCACAtcttctccacactgtcccacCTTAAGATCTCCTGCCTGGAGACAGAGAGGCGAGAGGCCAAACACAAGTACACAGACCACCTGCAGTCCTATGTCATCAACTCCCTGGGACAGCCCCTAGAGAAACTCAAT CACTTCTTTGAGGGAGTGGAGGCACGTGTGGCCCAGGGCGTACGTGAGGATGAGGTGAGCTACCAGCTGGCGTTCAACAAACAGGAGCTGCGTAAAGTGATAAAGGAGTACCCCGGCAAGGAGGTAAAGAAGGGACTGGACAACCTGTACAAGAAGGTGGACAAGCATCTGTGTGAGGAAGAGAGCCTGTTACAG GTGGTGTGGCATTCCATGCAGGATGAGTTCATCCGTCAGTACAAGCACTTTGAAGGCTTGATTGGCCGTTGCTACCCTGGGTCTGGAATTACCATGGAGTTTACCATTGGAGACATGTTGGAGTACTTCTCAAGCATTGCTCAAtcacattaa